One window from the genome of Oscillospiraceae bacterium encodes:
- a CDS encoding ABC transporter ATP-binding protein produces MNITVEALSKVFHNPDKEVLKDIDLEIAEGEFLCLLGPSGCGKSTLLNIIAGLDKPTSGSVKFGGEPITAPGPDRVMIFQESALFPWLSVADNVKFGMKLAKVPDKEAEERAMAYLQKVNLASFRDYKISQLSGGMKQRVAIARALSLDSKALLMDEPFAALDKQTKNLLRDELECLWLSEKRTVVYVTHSVEEALFFGDRVVMMSADPGVIKSIFKIDFPRPRQIDAPEFVKLRHDILADLRVEVERYEK; encoded by the coding sequence ATGAACATCACCGTCGAAGCCCTCTCCAAGGTCTTTCATAACCCCGATAAAGAGGTTTTGAAAGACATCGATCTGGAGATCGCCGAAGGCGAATTCCTTTGTCTGCTGGGCCCGTCGGGCTGCGGCAAATCGACACTGTTGAATATCATCGCGGGACTCGACAAGCCAACATCGGGCAGTGTTAAATTCGGCGGAGAACCGATTACCGCCCCGGGCCCCGACCGCGTCATGATCTTTCAGGAATCAGCTTTGTTCCCGTGGCTTTCGGTTGCAGACAATGTCAAATTCGGGATGAAACTTGCCAAAGTCCCCGATAAAGAGGCCGAGGAACGGGCGATGGCCTACTTGCAAAAAGTCAATCTGGCTTCCTTCCGCGACTATAAAATCAGCCAGCTTTCGGGCGGCATGAAACAGCGTGTCGCCATCGCAAGGGCGCTTTCGCTCGATTCCAAAGCTCTGTTGATGGACGAGCCGTTTGCCGCATTGGATAAGCAGACGAAAAACCTTTTGCGAGACGAACTCGAATGCCTTTGGCTGTCCGAGAAGCGGACCGTCGTCTATGTGACCCACAGCGTTGAGGAAGCGCTTTTCTTCGGCGACCGCGTCGTGATGATGAGCGCCGATCCGGGTGTGATCAAAAGCATTTTCAAAATCGATTTCCCGCGCCCGCGCCAAATCGACGCACCTGAGTTTGTCAAACTGCGCCATGATATTCTGGCCGATCTCAGAGTGGAGGTGGAGCGCTATGAAAAATAA
- a CDS encoding DUF1700 domain-containing protein — MTRNEYLTTLEAELRKKHIADTADIVEEYEQHFAFKLADGFSEEEIAAKLGAPEAIASQFEAVKTAASDKTSKKGGGIWAKIGMATLIPFEWIGFILLFCWTVVLGALGLASAAIGICLIAQISAFMQFAALQMPYLSALILGLTLFALAIAFGAGCCYFFAFLKQLVRADLRWHKNVVSGAALPPLPTAPQLKNKSGRALRRTFLISTAVFGILFVLGFVISSVQAGHFGFWHAWNWFVK; from the coding sequence ATGACGCGCAATGAATATTTGACCACACTCGAAGCCGAGCTCAGGAAAAAACATATCGCCGACACCGCCGATATTGTCGAAGAATACGAACAGCACTTCGCCTTCAAACTCGCCGACGGTTTTTCGGAAGAAGAAATTGCCGCAAAACTCGGCGCACCCGAAGCCATTGCCTCTCAGTTCGAAGCCGTTAAAACTGCTGCCTCTGATAAAACAAGCAAAAAAGGCGGCGGCATTTGGGCCAAAATCGGCATGGCGACTTTAATTCCGTTTGAGTGGATCGGTTTTATCCTGCTGTTTTGCTGGACGGTTGTACTCGGTGCGCTTGGGCTCGCATCTGCTGCAATCGGCATCTGCCTGATCGCTCAAATCAGCGCTTTCATGCAGTTCGCAGCGCTGCAAATGCCCTATCTGAGCGCGCTGATTCTCGGTTTGACCCTGTTTGCGCTCGCCATCGCATTCGGCGCGGGATGCTGCTACTTTTTCGCTTTCTTAAAGCAGCTTGTCCGTGCCGATCTCCGCTGGCATAAAAATGTCGTCTCCGGCGCGGCTCTCCCGCCGCTTCCGACCGCTCCGCAATTAAAAAACAAATCCGGCAGAGCACTGCGCAGAACGTTTTTAATCTCGACTGCCGTCTTCGGAATTTTGTTCGTGCTGGGCTTCGTGATCTCTTCCGTTCAAGCGGGTCATTTCGGCTTCTGGCACGCCTGGAACTGGTTCGTAAAATAG
- a CDS encoding SDR family NAD(P)-dependent oxidoreductase, with protein sequence MKTVIITGATSGIGLETVRLLTNRGYRVLGVGHSGKNCFRAEQELLTVNPNAQIAFYSADLMQQRQVLRVVEELSVELDKTGGELHALINNAGAVRSWYTTTEEGYEQQFALNHLAGFLLTAKLLPYLQKGKGRVIMTGSGSHKGIKIHWDDVMLRRGYNPLTAYKQSKLCNILFAKGLSDRNLGIHSYTVDPGLVKTDIGNKQTGGFVNLIWSMRKRSGVTPEIPAKTYLYLCEQDPAPTGLYYHYKLSRRPPICEIPYSKQVTSENATRLFTLSEKLCGIEFETTLSERKAVS encoded by the coding sequence ATGAAAACCGTCATCATTACCGGTGCCACTTCAGGCATCGGCTTAGAAACCGTACGCCTTTTGACCAATCGGGGCTATCGCGTGCTCGGCGTCGGACACAGCGGGAAAAACTGCTTCCGCGCAGAACAGGAGCTGCTTACCGTAAATCCAAACGCTCAAATTGCCTTTTACAGTGCCGATTTAATGCAGCAACGTCAAGTGTTGCGCGTCGTTGAGGAACTCTCAGTCGAGCTTGATAAAACCGGTGGCGAACTGCACGCACTCATCAACAATGCGGGCGCGGTGCGCAGTTGGTATACCACCACCGAGGAGGGCTACGAACAGCAGTTCGCCCTCAACCATCTCGCGGGCTTTTTGCTGACCGCAAAATTGCTGCCTTATCTGCAAAAAGGGAAGGGGAGGGTCATCATGACCGGCAGCGGTTCCCATAAGGGCATCAAAATACATTGGGACGATGTGATGCTGCGCCGCGGATATAACCCCCTGACCGCTTATAAACAATCAAAACTCTGCAACATCCTTTTCGCCAAAGGGCTCAGCGACCGAAATCTCGGAATCCATTCCTACACGGTCGATCCGGGGCTTGTTAAGACCGACATCGGCAATAAGCAGACCGGCGGTTTCGTCAATCTGATTTGGTCGATGCGCAAGCGAAGCGGTGTGACACCCGAAATCCCCGCAAAGACCTACTTATATCTCTGCGAGCAGGACCCCGCTCCGACCGGATTATATTATCATTACAAACTGTCACGGCGCCCGCCGATTTGCGAAATTCCTTACAGCAAACAGGTGACAAGCGAAAACGCCACCCGACTCTTCACCCTCAGCGAGAAGCTCTGCGGAATAGAATTTGAAACAACTTTATCCGAAAGGAAGGCCGTATCATGA
- a CDS encoding PadR family transcriptional regulator, which translates to MNSQYKKGVLELCVLALLEKGDCYGYDISERLSSRIDIADGTVYPILRKLKSDGLVDTYLQEESGGPPRKYYSLTNLGRETYEADRAEYLKFADAIKTLLGGEV; encoded by the coding sequence TTGAATTCCCAATACAAAAAAGGCGTACTGGAGCTGTGTGTGCTGGCACTGCTCGAAAAGGGCGACTGCTACGGCTATGACATCTCGGAGCGTCTCTCGTCGCGCATCGACATTGCCGACGGCACGGTATACCCGATTCTGCGCAAACTCAAAAGCGACGGGCTGGTCGATACCTATCTACAGGAGGAAAGCGGCGGCCCGCCCCGAAAATACTATTCATTGACCAACCTCGGGCGCGAGACCTACGAAGCCGACCGCGCCGAATACCTCAAATTCGCCGATGCAATCAAGACATTATTGGGAGGAGAAGTTTGA
- a CDS encoding SDR family NAD(P)-dependent oxidoreductase, which produces MNAFITGAAGGLGRAMAVECAQRGYHLFLTDVNPAGLIHLQQGLERRFGVTVAVRTCDLTDSADVDSMLSVIDQNSLKFELLLNIAGLDFEGGFLEREREKLVKIVTLNNAATLRITHAILERRRENRRFTAVFVSSLASMFPMPLKATYAASKRFLLDFACALRQELKGRNTNVLALCPGGLVTTESAMEGIAAQGFWGNATTNPIETVARKTLDRAFTGKALYIPGLLNRTLSFFGKLLPRTVVAKAVYSRWHKAQSQRETL; this is translated from the coding sequence ATGAACGCATTTATCACCGGAGCGGCGGGCGGGCTCGGAAGAGCCATGGCCGTCGAATGTGCCCAGCGCGGCTATCACCTGTTTTTAACCGACGTCAACCCGGCCGGATTAATTCATCTTCAGCAGGGGCTCGAACGCCGGTTCGGCGTCACGGTTGCGGTTCGCACCTGCGACCTCACCGATTCCGCCGACGTCGACAGTATGTTATCTGTCATCGATCAAAACAGCTTAAAATTCGAGCTGCTTTTAAACATCGCCGGATTGGATTTCGAGGGCGGTTTTCTGGAGCGCGAGCGCGAAAAGCTCGTCAAAATCGTTACGCTGAACAACGCCGCCACCCTCCGCATCACCCATGCGATTCTCGAACGCCGCCGCGAAAACCGACGTTTCACCGCGGTTTTCGTATCGAGTTTGGCCTCGATGTTCCCGATGCCGCTCAAGGCGACTTACGCCGCGTCCAAACGGTTTCTGCTCGATTTTGCCTGCGCGCTGCGCCAAGAACTCAAAGGCCGAAACACAAATGTGCTGGCGCTATGCCCGGGCGGGTTGGTCACCACAGAATCGGCGATGGAGGGCATTGCCGCGCAGGGTTTTTGGGGCAACGCTACCACGAATCCGATCGAGACCGTCGCCCGAAAAACCCTCGACCGCGCATTCACGGGCAAAGCTCTTTATATCCCCGGCTTACTCAACCGCACACTCTCCTTTTTCGGCAAACTCCTCCCGCGCACTGTTGTCGCCAAAGCGGTCTATTCCCGCTGGCACAAAGCGCAGAGCCAACGCGAAACGTTATAA
- a CDS encoding ABC transporter permease, translating into MKNNTLLKALKLFGLLVLLVAVWQLLYFIMVERAAVWKPYVFPSPLGVLSSFSKLIKNGTLLAGIGQTMRRIGIGYGISILIGVLLGMLLARFKALSELFKPLVLGIQTLPSICWVPFAILWYGLAESATIFIVVIGSAFSICIAVETGIRDINPIYIRAAKTMGAKGIALYTKVILPASVPSLVGALKQGWSFAWRALMTGEMMISSRGIGLMLSQAREIGGINEVTAVMLVIVFISILVDKLIFGLIEKRALKWAA; encoded by the coding sequence ATGAAAAATAACACCCTGCTCAAGGCTCTGAAGCTATTCGGCCTGTTGGTATTGCTCGTCGCAGTCTGGCAGCTGCTCTATTTCATCATGGTGGAAAGAGCGGCTGTTTGGAAGCCGTATGTCTTCCCCTCGCCGCTCGGCGTTCTTTCATCTTTTTCAAAGTTGATTAAAAACGGAACATTACTCGCGGGCATCGGCCAGACCATGCGCCGTATCGGGATCGGTTACGGTATCTCGATTTTGATCGGCGTGCTGCTCGGAATGCTTTTGGCACGTTTTAAAGCGCTTTCGGAATTGTTTAAACCGCTCGTATTGGGCATTCAGACATTGCCTTCCATCTGTTGGGTCCCGTTTGCGATTTTATGGTACGGCCTCGCCGAGAGCGCAACGATTTTTATTGTGGTGATCGGCTCTGCGTTCAGTATCTGCATCGCGGTTGAGACCGGCATCCGGGATATTAATCCGATTTATATCCGTGCCGCCAAAACGATGGGCGCAAAAGGCATTGCGCTTTATACCAAAGTCATATTACCCGCCAGTGTTCCGTCGCTCGTCGGTGCGCTCAAACAGGGCTGGTCTTTCGCCTGGCGCGCGCTGATGACCGGTGAAATGATGATATCATCGCGTGGCATCGGACTGATGCTCTCTCAGGCTCGTGAGATCGGAGGCATCAACGAAGTCACCGCGGTTATGCTGGTAATCGTCTTTATCAGTATCCTCGTCGACAAACTTATTTTCGGCCTCATCGAAAAGCGTGCTCTCAAGTGGGCGGCATGA